From a region of the Streptomyces sp. NBC_01454 genome:
- a CDS encoding nitrate- and nitrite sensing domain-containing protein, whose protein sequence is MRFRGKSVRRKIVALLLVPLLSLTSLWAFTTYLTGREANQLLDVGNVVQHLGYPVENVILALQDERRQSLLYLADRRDADALDALRRRTRATDEAVTALRADTDTRDTREDLTGEAGDRMRGVLKNLTSLTSLRTQIQDNTVTRDEALESYNSLVDPGYDFLSALHALENVEMDKQARALVTVTRAREALSREDALMSAVLASGSMSGRDLRSVSDRVAERRLLYRTGLSALPARDRGSYQDYWHSARARELTSYEDRVIAAGAKGGPHAVNAERWHTAAQRVLGDLQRMGKDAAERYRGRLAPVATHVLLKAAIAGVLGFVALLVSVIVSFRIGRRHVRDLVRLRKTAHEVSGVRLPSVMRRLAAGEQVDVETEAPRLEFGPDETGQVGQALHTLQRAAIEAAVKQAEMRRGVSEVFVNLARRSQVLLHRQLTLLDAMERRTEDTGELADLFRIDHLTTRMRRHAEGLVILSGAAPSRQWRKPIQLMDVVRAAVAEVEDYERIEVRRLPRLAVDGPAVSDLTHLIAELLENATVFSPPHTAVQVLGERVANGFTLEIHDRGLGMAPDLLLEANLRLAETPEFELSDTDRLGLFVVSRLAQRQNVRVSLQPSPYGGTTAVVFLPGALLTEHVRTDDEGTPDGLPGGPVGNELEHAAGKLAALSQAPGPLPVRERRTPAVLDGPVELEAPLGPDEPAPAAADDDGNLFRKRERGRDRRGPAAGPRSIAPVPPVPDGEQHQQTRDQAPGGLAPLPRRHRPPVLVSDHGRTVDDRDATGRRSGERPGPERARSGGRDEDRSGTPESTGAPQDPTPAGPRPVEDRAASGPTTPQGLPRRVRQASLAPQLKKDPAAEAEQAPARPPAEDDRDAEAVRARMASLQRGWQRGRRDNAEDPRESAPPPGEDPAATDPRDTAGTAPDTTGPDTTDAGDRDATRHDGDGTGTTAPPGTTSGGDGP, encoded by the coding sequence ATGCGCTTTCGCGGGAAGTCGGTCCGCCGGAAGATCGTGGCGTTGCTGCTCGTACCACTGCTGTCCCTGACGTCCTTGTGGGCGTTCACGACCTATCTCACCGGTCGTGAGGCCAATCAGCTGCTGGATGTCGGCAACGTCGTACAGCACCTGGGCTATCCGGTGGAGAACGTCATCCTGGCCCTCCAGGACGAGCGCCGGCAGAGTCTGCTGTACCTCGCCGACCGGCGCGACGCCGACGCCCTGGACGCGCTCCGCCGGCGGACCCGGGCCACCGACGAGGCCGTCACCGCGCTGCGGGCCGACACCGACACCCGCGACACCCGCGAGGACCTGACCGGTGAGGCCGGCGACCGGATGCGCGGCGTCCTGAAGAACCTGACCTCGCTCACCTCGCTGCGCACCCAGATCCAGGACAACACCGTCACCCGCGACGAGGCCCTGGAGAGCTACAACTCCCTGGTCGACCCCGGCTATGACTTCCTTTCCGCGCTCCACGCCCTGGAGAATGTGGAGATGGACAAACAGGCCCGGGCGCTGGTCACCGTCACCCGCGCCCGCGAGGCCCTCTCCCGCGAGGACGCCCTGATGTCCGCGGTGCTGGCCTCCGGCAGCATGAGCGGGCGCGATCTGCGGTCGGTGTCCGACCGGGTCGCCGAGCGCCGGCTCCTCTACCGCACCGGCCTGTCCGCCCTGCCCGCCCGCGACCGCGGCAGCTACCAGGACTACTGGCACTCGGCGAGGGCGCGCGAACTGACCTCCTACGAGGACCGGGTGATCGCCGCCGGGGCGAAGGGCGGGCCGCACGCGGTCAACGCCGAGCGGTGGCACACCGCGGCACAGCGAGTGCTCGGCGACCTCCAGCGGATGGGCAAGGACGCCGCGGAGCGCTACCGGGGCCGGTTGGCGCCGGTCGCCACCCACGTCCTGCTCAAGGCCGCCATCGCGGGCGTGCTCGGCTTCGTCGCGCTGCTGGTCTCGGTCATCGTCTCCTTCCGCATCGGCCGCCGCCACGTCCGGGACCTGGTCCGGCTGCGCAAGACCGCCCACGAGGTGTCCGGCGTACGGCTGCCGAGCGTGATGCGCCGCCTGGCGGCCGGCGAACAGGTCGATGTGGAGACCGAGGCGCCCCGGCTCGAATTCGGCCCGGACGAGACCGGCCAGGTCGGCCAGGCGCTCCACACCCTCCAGCGGGCCGCGATCGAGGCCGCCGTCAAACAGGCCGAGATGCGCCGCGGCGTCTCCGAGGTCTTCGTCAACCTCGCCCGCCGCAGCCAGGTCCTGCTGCACCGCCAGCTGACCCTGCTGGACGCCATGGAACGGCGCACCGAGGACACCGGGGAACTCGCCGACCTCTTCCGGATCGACCATCTGACCACCCGTATGCGGCGGCACGCGGAGGGCCTGGTCATCCTCTCCGGCGCGGCCCCCTCCCGGCAGTGGCGCAAACCGATCCAGCTGATGGACGTGGTGCGCGCGGCGGTCGCCGAGGTGGAGGACTACGAGCGCATCGAGGTGCGCCGGCTGCCGCGGCTCGCGGTGGACGGCCCCGCGGTGTCCGACCTCACGCACCTGATAGCCGAACTCCTGGAGAACGCCACGGTCTTCTCGCCGCCGCACACCGCCGTGCAGGTGCTGGGCGAGCGGGTCGCCAACGGCTTCACCCTGGAGATCCACGACCGCGGTCTGGGCATGGCCCCCGATCTGTTGCTGGAGGCCAACCTCCGGCTCGCCGAGACCCCCGAGTTCGAGCTGTCCGACACCGACCGGCTCGGGCTGTTCGTGGTCAGCCGGCTCGCCCAGCGGCAGAACGTACGGGTCTCCCTGCAGCCCTCGCCGTACGGCGGCACCACCGCCGTGGTCTTCCTCCCGGGGGCGCTGCTGACCGAGCACGTCCGGACCGACGACGAGGGCACCCCGGACGGGCTGCCCGGCGGCCCGGTCGGCAATGAACTGGAGCATGCGGCGGGCAAGCTGGCCGCGCTCTCCCAGGCGCCGGGCCCGCTGCCCGTGCGGGAGCGGCGCACGCCGGCCGTCCTCGACGGACCGGTCGAACTGGAGGCGCCGCTCGGCCCGGACGAGCCGGCCCCCGCCGCCGCCGACGACGACGGCAACCTCTTCCGGAAGCGGGAGCGCGGCCGCGACCGCAGGGGCCCGGCCGCCGGACCGCGCAGCATCGCACCCGTGCCGCCCGTCCCCGACGGCGAGCAGCACCAGCAGACCCGGGACCAGGCGCCCGGCGGCCTGGCGCCCCTGCCGCGCCGCCACCGCCCGCCGGTGCTGGTGTCCGACCACGGCAGGACGGTCGACGACCGTGACGCGACGGGCAGGCGCAGCGGCGAACGGCCCGGCCCCGAACGCGCCCGCTCCGGGGGCCGCGACGAGGACCGCTCCGGGACGCCGGAATCGACCGGCGCGCCGCAGGACCCCACGCCGGCCGGCCCGCGGCCGGTCGAGGACCGTGCGGCGTCCGGGCCCACCACCCCGCAGGGCCTGCCCCGCCGGGTACGGCAGGCCAGCCTCGCGCCGCAGCTGAAGAAGGACCCGGCAGCGGAGGCCGAACAGGCACCGGCGCGGCCGCCGGCCGAGGACGACCGCGACGCCGAGGCGGTCCGCGCCCGGATGGCCTCGCTCCAGCGCGGCTGGCAGCGCGGCCGCCGCGACAACGCCGAGGACCCGCGCGAGAGCGCACCACCACCGGGCGAGGACCCCGCGGCCACGGACCCAAGAGACACAGCCGGCACCGCCCCGGACACCACAGGACCGGACACCACAGACGCCGGCGACCGTGACGCCACCAGGCACGACGGCGACGGCACGGGCACCACCGCACCACCAGGAACCACATCGGGAGGGGACGGTCCATGA
- a CDS encoding roadblock/LC7 domain-containing protein: MTAPKAAASTAPVSARGSGELNWLLDELVERVGSVRKALVLSSDGLATGASKDLTREDGEHLAAVASGFHSLAKGVGRHFDAGQVRQTMVELDEAFLFVSAAGDGSCLAVLADADSDVGLVAYEMTLLVKRVGTHLGTAPRSVPST; encoded by the coding sequence ATGACCGCACCGAAGGCAGCAGCTTCCACCGCACCGGTCTCGGCGAGGGGATCCGGTGAGCTGAACTGGCTCCTGGACGAACTGGTCGAGCGGGTCGGCTCCGTCCGCAAGGCACTCGTCCTGTCCAGCGACGGGCTGGCCACCGGCGCGTCGAAGGACCTGACCCGCGAGGACGGTGAACATCTGGCCGCCGTCGCCTCCGGCTTCCACAGCCTGGCCAAGGGCGTCGGCCGGCACTTCGACGCCGGACAGGTCCGCCAGACCATGGTCGAGCTGGACGAGGCGTTCCTGTTCGTCAGCGCGGCCGGCGACGGCAGCTGCCTGGCCGTGCTCGCCGACGCCGACTCCGATGTCGGGCTGGTCGCCTACGAGATGACGCTGTTGGTCAAGCGCGTGGGCACGCACCTGGGCACCGCGCCCCGGTCCGTACCTTCCACCTGA
- a CDS encoding DUF742 domain-containing protein: MSEQDGRAARDREAARWFDDDAGPVVRPYAMTRGRTRTAAEGRLDLIALVIAESRVDEAACDQMLSPEHVEIVELCRQEPLSVAELAAGLDLPVGVVRVLIGDLLDADLVHVSRPVPPAELPDEKVLREVIDGLRAL; the protein is encoded by the coding sequence ATGAGCGAGCAGGACGGCCGGGCGGCGCGGGACCGGGAAGCGGCCCGCTGGTTCGACGATGACGCGGGCCCTGTCGTCCGGCCGTACGCGATGACCCGCGGCCGCACCCGTACGGCCGCCGAGGGCCGCCTCGATCTGATCGCGCTGGTGATCGCCGAGAGCCGCGTGGACGAGGCGGCCTGTGACCAGATGCTCTCGCCCGAGCATGTGGAGATCGTGGAGCTGTGCCGGCAGGAGCCGTTGTCGGTCGCCGAGCTGGCGGCCGGACTCGACCTGCCGGTCGGCGTCGTACGGGTCCTCATCGGGGATCTGCTGGATGCGGACCTGGTCCATGTCAGCAGGCCGGTACCGCCGGCCGAGCTGCCGGACGAGAAGGTGCTGCGCGAGGTGATCGACGGCCTGCGCGCGCTGTGA
- a CDS encoding alpha/beta fold hydrolase, with protein MATDETPAPFERLEIQAGPHTYDALACGPADGEFVLLLHGWPEFADSWSEVLPALGTAGYRAVAVDQRGYSPRARPPRIADYAVPELVADALAFADSQGADRFHLVSHDWGGMVAWALAGAHPERLKSLTVLATPHPDALNRAADTDTTQHHRLDYVRFFRRDDGAAESALLADDAARLRAVYAGKVPEALVDGNVRRLTAPGALTATLNWYRAPESVISIPAGRITVPTLFLWGSEDTALGRGAAESTGEWVDGPYRFEALEGASHWLPEEVPGVVAPKILDHLGQYA; from the coding sequence ATGGCCACGGACGAGACCCCGGCCCCCTTCGAACGCCTGGAGATCCAGGCCGGGCCGCACACCTACGACGCACTGGCCTGCGGGCCCGCCGACGGGGAGTTCGTCCTGCTGCTGCACGGCTGGCCCGAGTTCGCCGACTCCTGGAGCGAGGTGCTCCCCGCCCTGGGCACGGCCGGCTACCGCGCCGTCGCCGTCGACCAGCGCGGCTACTCCCCGCGCGCCCGCCCGCCCCGCATCGCCGACTACGCAGTCCCCGAACTCGTCGCCGATGCCCTGGCCTTCGCCGACTCCCAGGGCGCGGACCGCTTCCACCTCGTCTCCCACGACTGGGGCGGCATGGTCGCCTGGGCGCTGGCCGGCGCCCACCCCGAGCGGCTCAAGTCCCTGACCGTGCTGGCCACTCCGCACCCGGACGCCCTCAACCGCGCCGCCGACACGGACACCACCCAGCACCACCGGCTCGACTACGTCCGCTTCTTCCGCCGCGACGACGGCGCCGCGGAGAGCGCCCTGCTCGCCGACGACGCCGCCCGGCTGCGGGCCGTCTACGCCGGCAAGGTCCCCGAGGCCCTCGTGGACGGCAATGTCCGCCGGCTCACCGCACCGGGCGCGCTCACCGCCACCCTGAACTGGTACCGCGCCCCCGAGTCGGTGATCTCGATCCCGGCCGGCCGGATCACCGTCCCCACCCTCTTCCTGTGGGGCAGTGAGGACACCGCCCTGGGCCGCGGCGCGGCCGAGTCGACGGGGGAGTGGGTGGACGGCCCCTACCGGTTCGAGGCCCTGGAGGGCGCCAGCCACTGGCTGCCCGAAGAGGTCCCCGGCGTGGTCGCGCCCAAGATCCTGGACCATCTCGGGCAGTACGCCTGA
- a CDS encoding TetR/AcrR family transcriptional regulator yields the protein MSGKRSTRLTPDQRREQLVGIGLQMLADRSLDELSTDEVARRAGISRGLLFHYFDSKRDFYRAVVRAACDRFTAATEPDGSLEPVAWMRAFIAGFVAYVLEHRQVYLALVRGAAGSHPTVSDIVGATRETVARRVHDGRRRLGMPDAPQAELATRAWMAFAEEAVTTWPAEQPGARDELCAFIESSLVNLLGLLDRPRALAPR from the coding sequence ATGTCCGGCAAGCGCAGCACCCGACTCACCCCCGACCAGCGCAGGGAGCAACTGGTCGGCATCGGGCTGCAGATGCTCGCCGACCGCTCCCTGGACGAGCTGTCCACCGATGAGGTCGCCCGGCGGGCCGGGATCTCCCGCGGGCTGCTCTTCCACTACTTCGACTCCAAGCGGGACTTCTACCGTGCGGTGGTCCGCGCCGCGTGCGACCGCTTCACCGCCGCGACGGAACCGGACGGCTCCCTGGAGCCGGTCGCCTGGATGCGCGCCTTCATCGCGGGCTTCGTGGCGTACGTCCTGGAGCACCGGCAGGTGTATCTCGCCCTGGTACGGGGCGCCGCCGGTAGCCACCCCACGGTCAGCGACATCGTCGGCGCCACCCGCGAGACCGTCGCCCGCCGGGTGCACGACGGCCGGCGGCGGCTCGGTATGCCGGACGCCCCGCAGGCCGAACTCGCCACCCGCGCCTGGATGGCGTTCGCGGAGGAGGCGGTGACCACCTGGCCGGCGGAGCAGCCCGGCGCCCGGGACGAGCTGTGCGCCTTCATCGAATCCAGCCTGGTGAACCTGCTGGGGCTGCTCGACCGGCCCCGGGCCCTCGCCCCGCGCTGA
- a CDS encoding GTP-binding protein, whose protein sequence is MAFGRSDRRRRSAAAEPVTLKILVAGGFGVGKTTLVGAVSEIKPLRTEERLTEAGRPVDDLDGVEAKTTTTVAMDFGRITVNEGLVLYLFGTPGQDRFWFLWDELARGALGAVVLADTRRLADSFSAIDYFERRGLPFTVAVNCFDGADRYPPQAVRDALDLAPDIPVVLCDARRKDDARDVLISVVEHARETGAGRREPALS, encoded by the coding sequence ATGGCCTTTGGGCGTTCCGATCGACGCCGCCGGTCCGCCGCCGCCGAGCCGGTGACGCTGAAGATCCTGGTCGCGGGCGGCTTCGGGGTCGGTAAGACCACCCTGGTCGGTGCCGTCAGCGAGATCAAACCGCTGCGCACCGAGGAGCGGCTGACCGAGGCGGGCCGGCCGGTCGACGACCTCGACGGCGTGGAGGCCAAGACCACCACCACCGTCGCGATGGACTTCGGGCGGATCACCGTCAACGAGGGCCTGGTCCTGTACCTGTTCGGCACCCCCGGCCAGGACCGCTTCTGGTTCCTCTGGGACGAACTGGCACGCGGCGCGCTCGGCGCCGTGGTGCTCGCCGACACCCGCCGGCTCGCGGACAGCTTCTCCGCCATCGACTACTTCGAACGCCGCGGGCTGCCCTTCACGGTCGCCGTCAACTGCTTCGACGGAGCCGACCGCTATCCGCCGCAGGCCGTACGCGACGCCCTGGACCTGGCCCCCGACATCCCGGTGGTGCTCTGTGACGCCCGGCGGAAGGACGACGCCCGCGATGTGCTGATCTCCGTCGTCGAGCATGCCAGGGAGACCGGCGCCGGCCGGCGCGAGCCCGCGCTGTCCTGA
- the glpK gene encoding glycerol kinase GlpK codes for MTEHTGKTEKTGKTEKYVAAIDQGTTSSRCIIFDHGGAIVAVDQREHRQIFPRPGWVEHDATEIWSKVQAVVAGALTKAGLRADQLSALGITNQRETTVLWDRATGRPVHHAIVWQDTRTSQLCAELGGTDGQDRFREATGLPLASYFSGPKAAWLLDEVPGLRARAERGEIAFGTIDSWLIWNLTGGTDGGVHVTDVTNAGRTMLMNLSTLQWDPAILSAMNVPAAMLPEIRSSAEVYGTAVGQLHGVPVAAALGDQQAAVFGQTCFGVGEAKNTYGTGSFLLLNTGNRPVPSKNGLLTTMGYQLGGEAPVYCLEGSIAITGALVQWFRDQLGLIASADEIEPLAASVPDNGGAYVVPAFSGLFAPYWRSDARGVITGLTGFVTKAHLARAVLEATSWQTREVVDAMFQDSGVRITRLKVDGGMTANTLLMQHQADVLGVPVIRPVISETTCLGAAYAAGLATGVWQDLDELRTHWQRDQEWTPRMDGPTRDREFAQWRKAVERSFGWLAEDGSAPA; via the coding sequence ATGACGGAGCACACCGGGAAGACCGAGAAGACCGGGAAAACCGAGAAATACGTAGCCGCGATCGACCAGGGCACCACCTCCAGCCGCTGCATCATCTTCGACCACGGCGGGGCGATCGTCGCCGTCGACCAGCGCGAGCACCGTCAGATCTTCCCCCGGCCGGGCTGGGTGGAGCACGACGCCACCGAGATCTGGTCGAAGGTGCAGGCCGTAGTGGCGGGCGCGCTGACCAAGGCGGGGCTGCGCGCGGACCAGCTCAGTGCGCTGGGCATCACCAACCAGCGGGAGACCACGGTCCTGTGGGACCGCGCCACCGGGCGGCCGGTGCACCATGCGATTGTCTGGCAGGACACCCGGACCTCCCAGCTGTGCGCGGAACTGGGCGGCACGGACGGCCAGGACCGCTTCCGGGAGGCCACCGGACTACCGCTGGCCAGCTACTTCTCCGGGCCCAAAGCGGCCTGGCTGCTGGACGAGGTGCCGGGACTGCGGGCCCGTGCCGAGCGCGGCGAGATCGCGTTCGGCACCATCGACTCCTGGCTGATCTGGAATCTGACCGGCGGCACCGACGGCGGGGTGCACGTCACGGACGTGACCAACGCGGGCCGCACCATGCTGATGAACCTCAGCACCCTCCAGTGGGATCCGGCGATCCTGTCGGCGATGAACGTGCCGGCCGCGATGCTGCCGGAGATCCGGTCGTCGGCCGAGGTGTACGGCACGGCGGTGGGGCAGCTGCACGGCGTACCGGTGGCCGCCGCGCTCGGCGATCAGCAGGCGGCCGTCTTCGGCCAGACCTGTTTCGGCGTCGGGGAGGCCAAGAACACCTATGGCACCGGCTCGTTCCTGCTGCTCAACACCGGCAACCGTCCGGTGCCGTCCAAGAACGGGCTGCTGACGACCATGGGCTACCAGCTCGGCGGGGAGGCCCCGGTGTACTGCCTGGAGGGGTCGATCGCCATCACCGGCGCCCTGGTGCAGTGGTTCCGCGACCAGCTCGGCCTCATCGCCTCGGCCGACGAGATCGAGCCGCTGGCGGCGAGCGTCCCCGACAACGGCGGCGCCTATGTCGTCCCGGCGTTCTCCGGCCTCTTCGCGCCCTATTGGCGCTCCGACGCCCGCGGAGTGATCACCGGCCTGACCGGCTTCGTCACCAAGGCGCATCTGGCCCGCGCCGTGCTGGAGGCGACCAGCTGGCAGACCCGTGAGGTGGTGGACGCCATGTTCCAGGACTCGGGGGTGCGGATCACCCGGCTCAAGGTCGACGGCGGGATGACCGCGAACACGCTGCTGATGCAGCATCAGGCGGATGTGCTGGGGGTACCGGTCATCCGCCCGGTGATCTCGGAGACCACGTGTCTGGGAGCGGCGTACGCGGCCGGGCTGGCGACCGGTGTCTGGCAGGACCTGGACGAGCTGCGGACCCACTGGCAGCGCGACCAGGAGTGGACACCGCGGATGGACGGACCGACCCGGGACCGCGAGTTCGCCCAGTGGCGCAAGGCGGTGGAGCGCAGCTTCGGCTGGCTGGCGGAGGACGGGTCGGCACCGGCCTAG
- a CDS encoding MIP/aquaporin family protein: MFSNGDIFVGEVIGTAILILFGAGVCAAVTLHHSKAKGAGWVVIAFGWGMGVLAGAYTAAPLSGGHLNPAVTVGSAIAGGTPWSKVPLYVLAQMVGAAIGAVLAWALYYAQFAANAERELAQPTLGIFSTGPEIRKPAANLVTEVIATAGLVLPLLCFGQNQGIGIGQVPGARAGVYGSGINVLLVALLVVGIGLSLGGPTGYAINPARDLGPRLMHAVLPIPNKGSSDWGYAWIPVAGPLIGAVLSGLLYRLAF; encoded by the coding sequence ATGTTTTCCAATGGGGACATCTTCGTCGGTGAAGTGATCGGTACCGCGATACTCATTCTCTTCGGCGCCGGTGTGTGCGCCGCCGTCACCCTGCACCACTCCAAGGCGAAGGGCGCCGGCTGGGTCGTGATCGCCTTCGGCTGGGGCATGGGCGTCCTGGCCGGCGCCTACACCGCGGCACCGCTGTCCGGCGGGCATCTCAACCCCGCGGTGACCGTCGGCTCCGCCATCGCGGGCGGCACCCCGTGGTCGAAGGTGCCGCTGTACGTCCTGGCGCAGATGGTCGGCGCGGCGATCGGGGCCGTACTGGCCTGGGCGCTGTACTACGCGCAGTTCGCCGCCAACGCGGAACGGGAGCTCGCCCAGCCGACGCTGGGGATCTTCTCCACCGGCCCGGAGATCCGCAAGCCGGCCGCCAATCTCGTCACCGAGGTCATCGCCACCGCCGGGCTGGTGCTGCCGCTGCTGTGCTTCGGCCAGAACCAGGGCATCGGCATCGGCCAGGTCCCCGGCGCGCGGGCGGGGGTCTACGGCTCGGGCATCAATGTGCTGCTGGTCGCGCTGCTGGTGGTCGGTATCGGGCTGTCGCTGGGCGGGCCCACCGGCTATGCCATCAACCCGGCGCGGGACCTCGGTCCGCGTCTGATGCACGCCGTGCTGCCGATACCCAACAAGGGATCCTCCGACTGGGGTTACGCCTGGATACCGGTGGCCGGACCGCTGATCGGCGCGGTGCTGTCCGGCCTGCTCTACCGACTGGCGTTCTGA
- a CDS encoding lipid-transfer protein, with translation MAVLGAGMHPWGKWGRSFVEYGTKAARAALADAGLDWCAVQSVVGADTVRGGYPGYVAGAAFAKALGWQGARVTSVYAACASGAQAIGTARAQILAGLADVALVVGADAAPKGFFAPAGGDRPDDPDWLRFRVLGATNPAYFGLYARRRMALYGDTADDFAQVKVKNAAAGAANPYARYRTPVTAQQVAASAVVADPLRLLDICATSDGAAALVLTSMDFARRHGAADPVRIRAVSTATPHYPRTVLDLPDIATDSAAAVAAVAQPGTGFRASIARTAYEEAGIGPEDLSLAEVYDLSTALELEWYEDLGLCGAGEGAGLLRDGVTALGGRLPVNTSGGLSSFGEAVPAQAIAQVCELTWQLRGQAGGRQVAGARVGMTANQGLFGHGSAVVAVR, from the coding sequence GTGGCCGTCCTCGGCGCCGGGATGCACCCCTGGGGCAAGTGGGGGCGCAGTTTCGTCGAGTACGGCACCAAGGCGGCCAGGGCGGCGCTCGCGGACGCCGGGCTCGACTGGTGTGCCGTGCAGAGCGTGGTCGGGGCGGACACGGTCCGCGGCGGCTACCCCGGGTATGTGGCGGGCGCGGCCTTCGCCAAGGCCCTGGGGTGGCAGGGCGCCCGGGTGACCAGCGTCTACGCGGCCTGCGCCTCCGGCGCCCAGGCCATCGGTACCGCACGGGCGCAGATCCTCGCGGGCCTGGCGGACGTGGCCCTGGTGGTCGGCGCCGACGCGGCGCCCAAGGGCTTCTTCGCCCCGGCGGGCGGTGACCGGCCCGACGATCCGGACTGGCTGCGGTTCCGGGTGCTGGGCGCCACCAACCCCGCGTACTTCGGGCTCTACGCACGCCGCCGGATGGCGCTGTACGGCGATACGGCCGACGACTTCGCGCAGGTGAAGGTGAAGAACGCGGCGGCCGGCGCGGCCAATCCGTACGCCCGCTACCGCACCCCGGTCACCGCACAGCAGGTCGCGGCCTCGGCCGTGGTCGCCGATCCGCTGCGGCTGCTGGACATCTGCGCCACCTCCGACGGCGCCGCCGCACTCGTCCTGACCAGCATGGACTTCGCACGGCGGCACGGCGCGGCGGATCCGGTGCGGATCCGCGCGGTCTCCACGGCCACCCCGCACTACCCGCGGACCGTGCTGGACCTGCCGGACATCGCCACCGACTCCGCGGCCGCTGTGGCCGCCGTGGCGCAGCCCGGGACCGGCTTCCGGGCGTCGATCGCGCGCACCGCCTACGAGGAGGCCGGGATCGGCCCCGAGGACCTCTCGCTGGCCGAGGTCTACGACCTGTCCACCGCGCTGGAGTTGGAGTGGTACGAGGATCTGGGGCTGTGCGGCGCCGGTGAGGGGGCCGGGCTGCTGCGGGACGGGGTGACGGCGCTGGGCGGGCGGCTGCCGGTGAACACCAGCGGCGGTCTGAGCTCGTTCGGCGAGGCGGTGCCGGCCCAGGCCATCGCCCAGGTCTGTGAGCTGACCTGGCAGCTGCGGGGGCAGGCGGGCGGCCGTCAGGTGGCCGGCGCCCGGGTGGGCATGACCGCCAACCAGGGGCTGTTCGGGCACGGATCGGCGGTGGTGGCGGTGCGGTGA
- a CDS encoding ABC transporter ATP-binding protein — protein sequence MAEAARPDARTDTRTDTRPARTAAAPAVRLTAVRKEFGTLCAVEHAELTIQQGEFFSLLGPSGSGKTTLLRLIAGFERPTSGRIELAGREVTALPAARRDVHTVFQDYALFPHMTVEQNVAYALTVAGVRKPERLARAREALRTVRLDDHGPRRPAELSGGQRQRVALARALIDGPGLLLLDEPLGALDLQLRQEMQRELQRVQRATGVTFLLVTHDQEEALTLSDRLAVLDRGHIEQTGTPREIYERPATAFVAGFVGTTNLLSGPAAVRVIGAPGTYSIRPERIRLAAPDGPDGTPGPGERSVPGRITEIVHAGAHLRCVVRLDGGDDRLTALRLNSAPLPPALHPGAAVHLLWRLDDASAVPG from the coding sequence GTGGCTGAAGCTGCCCGCCCTGACGCCCGCACCGACACCCGCACCGACACCCGGCCCGCCCGCACTGCCGCCGCACCCGCCGTACGGCTCACCGCCGTCCGCAAGGAATTCGGCACGCTATGCGCCGTCGAGCATGCCGAACTCACGATCCAGCAGGGGGAGTTCTTCTCCCTCCTCGGCCCCTCCGGCTCCGGCAAGACCACCCTGCTGCGGCTGATCGCCGGCTTCGAGCGGCCCACCTCGGGCCGTATCGAACTCGCCGGCCGCGAGGTCACCGCACTCCCGGCCGCCCGGCGCGACGTACACACCGTCTTCCAGGACTACGCGCTCTTCCCGCACATGACCGTCGAGCAGAACGTCGCCTACGCGCTGACCGTCGCCGGGGTGCGCAAGCCCGAACGCCTCGCCCGCGCCCGCGAGGCCCTGCGCACCGTGCGGCTCGACGACCACGGCCCGCGCCGCCCGGCCGAGCTCTCCGGCGGCCAGCGACAGCGCGTCGCCCTGGCCCGTGCCCTGATCGACGGCCCGGGGCTGCTGCTGCTCGACGAGCCCCTCGGCGCGCTCGACCTGCAACTGCGCCAGGAAATGCAGCGCGAACTCCAGCGCGTCCAGCGGGCCACCGGCGTCACCTTCCTCCTCGTCACCCACGACCAGGAGGAGGCGCTGACCCTCAGCGACCGCCTCGCCGTCCTCGACCGCGGCCACATCGAGCAGACCGGCACCCCGCGGGAGATCTACGAGCGCCCGGCCACCGCTTTCGTCGCGGGATTCGTCGGCACGACCAACCTGCTGAGCGGCCCGGCCGCGGTCCGTGTCATCGGCGCGCCGGGCACGTACAGCATCCGCCCCGAGCGGATCCGCCTCGCCGCACCCGACGGCCCCGACGGCACCCCGGGACCGGGGGAGCGGAGTGTGCCCGGCCGGATCACCGAGATCGTGCACGCCGGCGCCCATCTGCGCTGCGTGGTCCGCCTCGACGGCGGCGACGACCGGCTCACCGCGCTGCGGCTGAACTCCGCGCCCCTGCCGCCGGCGCTGCACCCTGGCGCCGCCGTGCACCTGCTGTGGCGCCTCGACGACGCGTCCGCGGTGCCCGGCTGA